The following coding sequences are from one Gadus macrocephalus chromosome 3, ASM3116895v1 window:
- the LOC132453493 gene encoding ADP-ribosylation factor-binding protein GGA3-like isoform X2: protein MHNGSMAKRDGEENLDSWLNKATDPNNMDDRWDCIQEFYQLVNQETDGPQVATRLLAHKIQSPQDNEALQALTILEACMDNCGRRFQVEAVKFRFLNELIKVLIPKYLGKWSSDRVKERVTEVLYGWTLWLKEEAKIQEAYRMLKKQGIVKEDPTLSDRIAMPPPSQRTKESVFDKEGKAELLARLLKSTCPEDLQTANRLIKNTIKEEQEKAARESRRVSTLKEVETSVSKLGELLAESSRTGAPVQHSEELRVLYEHCDRLRPSLFRLASETTDDDAALAQLLAANDELTQVVTTYKERAAKSEGDQASRGTSWREEKTVYAPPSSPRGIRSYHLIDLSALDAPPDQRTAESPLHPSPLSSSPPFLLSSLPPPAPSGNGTLPSGVDLELIDLGITEHAQLCQTEGTRNTYSKELLLVSRGLRMNYDDACGGGDYFLPAQSGSRAKGSSGKGADTICSFIQNPPSAGSGLALTLQCQPLDGPLSPGESEGRRPPPQPCTNTHLPMDAVRPSQLAPLPVWDQAGVHVSLHFPRDPPRENPGEAVVVLSAINTSSLPVRDFLFKAAVPKGMSVKLQPSSGSQLPPFNPVLPPAAISQVLLLSNPQKLKVRLRYKLALLHGDQPLSETGEIESFPPWTSLVDV, encoded by the exons ATGCACAACGGCTCCATGGCGAAAAGAGACGGAGAAGAAAACCTGGACTCATGGCTCA ATAAAGCCACAGACCCCAATAATATGGATGACAGGTGGGATTGTATCCAGGAATTCTACCAACTTGTCAACCAGGAGACCGATGG TCCTCAGGTAGCGACACGGCTTCTGGCCCACAAGATCCAGTCGCCCCAGGACAACGAAGCTCTGCAGGCTCTGACC ATTCTGGAAGCATGCATGGACAACTGTGGCAGGAGATTTCAAGTGGAGGCCGTTAAATTCCGTTTTCTCAATGAACTCATCAAAGTGCTGATTCCAAAG TACTTGGGCAAATGGAGCTCAGACAGGGTGAAGGAGCGGGTGACTGAGGTGCTGTACGGCTGGACTCTGTGGCTCAAAGAGGAAGCCAAGATCCAGGAAGCATACAGAATGCTTAAGAAACAag gtATTGTTAAAGAAGACCCTACATTGTCAGACCGAATTGCGATGCCCCCACCATCGCAGAGAACCAAAGAGTCCGTCTTTGACAAGGAGGGCAAGGCAgag CTCTTAGCCAGGCTCCTGAAGAGCACATGTCCCGAGGACCTACAGACCGCCAACAGACTCatcaaaaacaccatcaaaGAG gagcaggagaaggcagCGCGGGAATCGAGGCGCGTTTCGACtctgaaggaggtggagaccaGCGTCTCCAAGCTGGGGGAGCTGCTGGCCGAGAGCAGCAGGACTGGAGCCCCGGTGCAGCACAGTGAGGAGCTCAGG GTGTTATACGAGCACTGTGATCGACTCAGACCTAGCTTGTTCCGGCTAGCCAGCGAAACGACAGACGACGATGCGGCGCTGGCGCAGCTTCTTGCGGCTAACGACGAGCTAACGCAGGTGGTGACCACCTATAAGGAGAGGGCCGCGAAGAGCGAGGGGGACCAAGCTAGTCGAGGAACATcatggagagaggaaaagaCAGTCTATG CGCCACCCTCCAGTCCCAGGGGGATTCGAAGCTACCACCTCATTGACCTGTCCGCCCTGGACGCCCCACCTGACCAAAGAACAGCAGAatcccccctccatccatcccccctctcctcctctcctccgttcCTCCtctcgtccctccctccccctgcccccagtGGGAATGGTACCCTCCCCTCAGGGGTTGACCTGGAGCTCATTGATTTAG GCATAACTGAACATGCCCAACTCTGTCAGACGGAAGGGACGCGGAATACATACTCTAAAGAACTACTGCTG GTCAGCAGAGGACTTCGGATGAATTACGATGATGCATGTGGAGGTGGTGACTACTTCCTCCCAGCTCAGAGTGGCTCTAGGGCAAAAGGCAGCTCTGGGAAGGGGGCTGACACCATCTG CTCATTCATCCAAAACCCACCATCTGCTGGATCAGGACTGGCTCTCACGCTGCAGTGCCAGCCCCTGGACGGCCCTCTGTCCCCAGGGGAATCAGAGGGCCGTCGGCCTCCTCCCCAGCCCTGTACAAACACCCACCTTCCCATGGATGCAGTCAGGCCCA GCCAGCTGGCGCCCCTCCCAGTGTGGGACCAGGCCGGGGTGCACGTCTCCCTCCACTTCCCCCGGGACCCTCCCAGGGAAAATCCCGGCGAAGCCGTGGTGGTTCTCTCTGCCATCAAcacctcctcccttcctgtgAGGGACTTCCTGTTCAAGGCGGCCGTGCCAAAG ggcATGTCCGTGAAACTACAGCCTTCCTCTGGCTCACAACTGCCTCCCTTCAACCCTGTGCTACCTCCAGCAGCCATCTCCCAGGTTCTCCTCTTGTCCAACCCCCAGAAG ctgAAGGTACGGCTCCGCTACAAACTGGCACTGTTGCACGGCGACCAACCGCTTAGTGAAACAGGCGAGATAGAGAGCTTCCCTCCCTGGACATCTTTAGTGGACGTCTAA
- the LOC132453493 gene encoding ADP-ribosylation factor-binding protein GGA3-like isoform X1, whose protein sequence is MHNGSMAKRDGEENLDSWLNKATDPNNMDDRWDCIQEFYQLVNQETDGPQVATRLLAHKIQSPQDNEALQALTILEACMDNCGRRFQVEAVKFRFLNELIKVLIPKYLGKWSSDRVKERVTEVLYGWTLWLKEEAKIQEAYRMLKKQGIVKEDPTLSDRIAMPPPSQRTKESVFDKEGKAELLARLLKSTCPEDLQTANRLIKNTIKEEQEKAARESRRVSTLKEVETSVSKLGELLAESSRTGAPVQHSEELRVLYEHCDRLRPSLFRLASETTDDDAALAQLLAANDELTQVVTTYKERAAKSEGDQASRGTSWREEKTVYAPPSSPRGIRSYHLIDLSALDAPPDQRTAESPLHPSPLSSSPPFLLSSLPPPAPSGNGTLPSGVDLELIDLGITEHAQLCQTEGTRNTYSKELLLVSRGLRMNYDDACGGGDYFLPAQSGSRAKGSSGKGADTIWYAVSFIQNPPSAGSGLALTLQCQPLDGPLSPGESEGRRPPPQPCTNTHLPMDAVRPSQLAPLPVWDQAGVHVSLHFPRDPPRENPGEAVVVLSAINTSSLPVRDFLFKAAVPKGMSVKLQPSSGSQLPPFNPVLPPAAISQVLLLSNPQKLKVRLRYKLALLHGDQPLSETGEIESFPPWTSLVDV, encoded by the exons ATGCACAACGGCTCCATGGCGAAAAGAGACGGAGAAGAAAACCTGGACTCATGGCTCA ATAAAGCCACAGACCCCAATAATATGGATGACAGGTGGGATTGTATCCAGGAATTCTACCAACTTGTCAACCAGGAGACCGATGG TCCTCAGGTAGCGACACGGCTTCTGGCCCACAAGATCCAGTCGCCCCAGGACAACGAAGCTCTGCAGGCTCTGACC ATTCTGGAAGCATGCATGGACAACTGTGGCAGGAGATTTCAAGTGGAGGCCGTTAAATTCCGTTTTCTCAATGAACTCATCAAAGTGCTGATTCCAAAG TACTTGGGCAAATGGAGCTCAGACAGGGTGAAGGAGCGGGTGACTGAGGTGCTGTACGGCTGGACTCTGTGGCTCAAAGAGGAAGCCAAGATCCAGGAAGCATACAGAATGCTTAAGAAACAag gtATTGTTAAAGAAGACCCTACATTGTCAGACCGAATTGCGATGCCCCCACCATCGCAGAGAACCAAAGAGTCCGTCTTTGACAAGGAGGGCAAGGCAgag CTCTTAGCCAGGCTCCTGAAGAGCACATGTCCCGAGGACCTACAGACCGCCAACAGACTCatcaaaaacaccatcaaaGAG gagcaggagaaggcagCGCGGGAATCGAGGCGCGTTTCGACtctgaaggaggtggagaccaGCGTCTCCAAGCTGGGGGAGCTGCTGGCCGAGAGCAGCAGGACTGGAGCCCCGGTGCAGCACAGTGAGGAGCTCAGG GTGTTATACGAGCACTGTGATCGACTCAGACCTAGCTTGTTCCGGCTAGCCAGCGAAACGACAGACGACGATGCGGCGCTGGCGCAGCTTCTTGCGGCTAACGACGAGCTAACGCAGGTGGTGACCACCTATAAGGAGAGGGCCGCGAAGAGCGAGGGGGACCAAGCTAGTCGAGGAACATcatggagagaggaaaagaCAGTCTATG CGCCACCCTCCAGTCCCAGGGGGATTCGAAGCTACCACCTCATTGACCTGTCCGCCCTGGACGCCCCACCTGACCAAAGAACAGCAGAatcccccctccatccatcccccctctcctcctctcctccgttcCTCCtctcgtccctccctccccctgcccccagtGGGAATGGTACCCTCCCCTCAGGGGTTGACCTGGAGCTCATTGATTTAG GCATAACTGAACATGCCCAACTCTGTCAGACGGAAGGGACGCGGAATACATACTCTAAAGAACTACTGCTG GTCAGCAGAGGACTTCGGATGAATTACGATGATGCATGTGGAGGTGGTGACTACTTCCTCCCAGCTCAGAGTGGCTCTAGGGCAAAAGGCAGCTCTGGGAAGGGGGCTGACACCATCTGGTACGCTGT CTCATTCATCCAAAACCCACCATCTGCTGGATCAGGACTGGCTCTCACGCTGCAGTGCCAGCCCCTGGACGGCCCTCTGTCCCCAGGGGAATCAGAGGGCCGTCGGCCTCCTCCCCAGCCCTGTACAAACACCCACCTTCCCATGGATGCAGTCAGGCCCA GCCAGCTGGCGCCCCTCCCAGTGTGGGACCAGGCCGGGGTGCACGTCTCCCTCCACTTCCCCCGGGACCCTCCCAGGGAAAATCCCGGCGAAGCCGTGGTGGTTCTCTCTGCCATCAAcacctcctcccttcctgtgAGGGACTTCCTGTTCAAGGCGGCCGTGCCAAAG ggcATGTCCGTGAAACTACAGCCTTCCTCTGGCTCACAACTGCCTCCCTTCAACCCTGTGCTACCTCCAGCAGCCATCTCCCAGGTTCTCCTCTTGTCCAACCCCCAGAAG ctgAAGGTACGGCTCCGCTACAAACTGGCACTGTTGCACGGCGACCAACCGCTTAGTGAAACAGGCGAGATAGAGAGCTTCCCTCCCTGGACATCTTTAGTGGACGTCTAA
- the ears2 gene encoding probable glutamate--tRNA ligase, mitochondrial has product MCVAVFTSASVSSCMTMFSLSVSAVTSRCHLFTALHRCVLTSNAGLTYSSTCFGSTSLTNTPFKQESKISAVRNLCTDQDCNVSEKTCPSTENGEVRVRFAPSPTGFLHLGGLRTALYNFIFAKKHGGTFILRLEDTDQNRLVPGADEAIEDMLEWAGIPPDESPRRGGPLGPYRQSERLELYTQAALDLVDAGHAYYCFCSTQRLELLKKEALRSGQTPRYDNRCRHLRAEQVQEKLSTGGPRVIRFRLRSGVEPFQDLVFGWNQHEVAQVEGDPVVMKADGFPTYHLANVVDDHLMGISHVLRGSEWLISTSKHLLLYRALGWSPPTFAHLPLLLNRDGSKLSKRQGDIFIQSFQQAGVLPQALLDLTTHCGSGFATNRIGRKMEDLISEFNPSKITTHSALLDLEKIPEFNRIHLEQRIEDEEQSDSLVKDLQEHIQKAYAEEIQDKDVLRGSYITRILRLRKGHISSLKELVTPCYSYLWVRPSVSYQQVAALTSETQHIASLFLRFIEAQGEELSVEALGKDLKTLAKSAKATKYRDVMKLLRLSLSGLQQGPSVAEMMVSLGRREVIHRFQKLLLLSPTS; this is encoded by the exons atgtgtgtggctgtgttcaCTAGCGCAAGTGTCTCTTCTTGTATGACCATGTTCTCGCTGTCAGTCTCCGCGGTGACTTCCAGGTGTCATCTGTTCACGGCGTTACATCGATGTGTCCTGACTAGTAACGCCGGGCTAACATACTCTTCTACCTGCTTCGGATCCACGTCGTTGACTAATACACCGTTTAAGCAGGAGTCCAAAATATCAGCCGTTAGGAATTTATGTACAGACCAAGACTGCAACGTATCTGAGAAAACATGCCCATCCACAGAAAACGGTGAAGTCAGAGTGAGGTTTGCACCGAGTCCTACAG GGTTCCTACATTTAGGGGGCCTCCGTACTGCTTTGTACAACTTCATCTTTGCAAAGAAGCATGGAGGAACTTTCATCCTCCGCCTTGAAGACACGGACCAGAACAGACTGGTACCGGGAGCAGATGAGGCCATAGAAGATATGCTGGAATGGGCTG GTATTCCTCCAGACGAGAGCCCTCGTCGCGGAGGTCCGCTGGGCCCCTACCGACAGTCCGAGAGACTGGAGCTATACACACAGGCCGCCCTGGACCTCGTGGACGCCGGTCACGCCTACTACTGCTTTTGTAGCACGCAAAGACTAGAGCTTCTCAAGAAGGAGGCGCTGCGCAGCGGACAGACGCCCAG ATATGATAACCGCTGCCGACACCTGAGGGCGGAGCAGGTGCAGGAGAAGCTGTCCACGGGAGGTCCACGCGTGATCCGCTTCAGGCTGCGGTCTGGGGTCGAGCCCTTCCAGGACCTCGTCTTCGGCTGGAACCAGCATGAGGTGGCCCAG gtggagggCGACCCCGTGGTCATGAAGGCGGACGGCTTCCCCACCTACCACCTGGCCAACGTGGTGGACGACCACCTCATGGGCATCAGCCACGTGCTGCGGGGCTCCGAGTGGCTCATCTCCACCTCCAAGCACCTGCTGCTGTACCGCGCCCTGGGCTGGAGCCCGCCGACCTTCGCCCACCTGCCGCTGCTCCTGAACCGGGACGGCAGCAAGCTGTCCAAGAGGCAGGGGGACATCTTCATCCAGAGCTTCCAGCAGGCCGGCGTTCTGCCCCAGGCACTGCTGGACCTCACCACCCACTGTGGCTCGGGCTTCGCCA CTAATAGAATAGGCAGGAAGATGGAGGACCTGATCTCAGAGTTCAACCCATCCAAGATCACAACACACTCTGCTTTACTTGACTTGGAAAAAATCCCAGAGTTCAACCG AATCCACCTCGAGCAGCGAATAGAAGACGAGGAGCAAAGTGATTCGCTGGTGAAGGATCTGCAGGAACACATTCAGAAGGCCTACGCAGAAGAGATCCAGGACAAAGACGTTCTTCGTGGGAGCTACATCACTCGCATCCTACGCCTTCGCAAG GGCCACATATCCTCCCTCAAGGAGCTGGTGACCCCGTGCTACTCCTACCTCTGGGTGCGCCCTTCTGTATCCTACCAGCAGGTGGCAGCACTCACCTCAGAGACCCAGCACATTGCCTCTCTTTTCCTGAG GTTCATTGAAGCGCAAGGGGAAGAGCTGTCTGTGGAGGCTCTCGGCAAGGACCTGAAAACTCTGGCTAAGAGCGCCAAGGCCACCAAATACAGGGACGTCATGAAGCTCTTGAGACTGTCCCTCAGTGGCCTACAG CAAGGTCCAAGTGTAGCGGAGATGATGGTGTCTTTGGGACGCAGGGAAGTCATTCATAGATTCCAGAaacttctccttctctcaccAACTAGCTGA